AATCCTCATGGATCTCAGAAAACTGTCACCAGGATAAAaggaaatgatttttttcaaatcagatATCGCTTTAGAATTTCAACAGTGTCGAAGGAAATAATCTAAAAATTTCACTTATCGAGTAGGGATATATTGTACCAGTAAGGAGACatccatttttaatcattttaaataaaatttacactCAGTAGGTTATGTTATTGTTGCATAATGTACtacaatactgaggtgcagatataAGTATAGAATAGCAAATCCTGCAAGCTGTAAATAGAATATATAGCAATTTGCGTATAATAGTGGCGACCAATTTcagaaaatgcattcataaaattattcaaattgcaaatgtttcttattgtttttgtgcACTGCAACAACACAAACTTAACAGAGAAGAAGAGTCAAACTTGATCAAATTTCGCACAGAACTAAAAAACGGGATGCGCAAAATTATTGCCACCTtgtcaaaaatgtaagaaataattGCTTCTCAAGCATGTGATGCTCCTGTAATTTGTATGTAGACACAGCTGTGGCAAGTAACAGGTGTGGGCAATATAGTAATCAGTTAAAGCAGTTAAAATGGAGAAAAGTGGGCTCAAcaggcttgtttgagttcaaCTATACTAGCCTGCCACCGGCTGGTGAGACTAGACGCTTGCAGCCGGTGCGGAATTAAAAGTGGAGGTCACACGAGATCAAACACCTGTGGAGAGATCTCAAAACAGCAGTTGGGAGAAGGCATCCTTCAAATCTGAATGACCTGGAGCAATTTGCTAAAGAAGAACGGTCTAAAATTCCAGTAGAGAGGTGTAAGAAATCactgttttcactttttttttttttttccaatgggagtgttaccaaatattaagggtgccaataattttgtcCCAGTgcattttttgggggttttgtCCTGTAGCAAATTcgaattttttcttttcttttctgtttttttgttccaatacaaaaaaaaatgtcctaagAGAAGAacagctgttgttttgtttttagcataatggtttttaataatttttctaCAGTTAAACGGttaagttttaccatttttgaatccattcagccaattTCGAGTCTGATGGTAGCACTtctagctgtagcttagcatagatcactgagtgtgattagaccgttagcatcacgctAAAAAATTGGTTTTGAAAACTTAAATCTTCTGCAGTTCCATTGTATACTAAGACTGACAGAAaataggaactatactctcattcggCGTAATAATCCATAATCTGCTAAATGtgactgtaataataataagaatataataaaattataataataaacaatatgtattgtaaaaagCACTATACAAATCCATTTGACTTGACTATCTAACTGGCTAAGGctgttgttttctgtaaatgtcTTCATACCAGATCATTGCTGGACTGTAATAACTCTTTGGTCCATGTAGAGGTGATGGTGGCACTGAAACTTTCGTTCAGAAACTGATGACTGCTACGAAGTCCCTGAGGAAGATCAGCCAGAAAAAAATCTCTTGATTTCTGCAACTTGCCAAACTGGTTCAGAAATGACTACATAATCCACAGCTTTGTGTGTACTGACCTTCAAAAGGTTTATATTGGTTTCCAGCTGCGCCCGGCACTGCTGGACTTTACTTTTGAACTGGCCGAGCTCACAGAACAGGCTCTGAAACAAAAACGCATACGCAAGCGTCAGTAAACGTTCGCCGCCAAATACGATTTTGTATGGCAACGGTGCATCACCTCGGCGTCTGCGAGGACGGCGTGAGGGTCGTGCGTTCCCTGTGTGCCGTCAGGCCTCAGAGTCACCCGAGTGTGTAACTCCTCCAGCAGAGCCCAGCGCTTCTGTAACCCGCTCTGAAGAGCACACACACTCGCTTCACACTCACGCTGAACCTGCAGCAGAGAGCGCAGACCGCTCACCCTGAGACACAGAACATCAGCATTATAAACTACACGGCACAATCTTAAAAAGAGTCCACTGAGACTGAATATCAGAGCAGAGAGCCGACAAGGAAAAGCGCTGAGTGAAATCTGACTAGATTAATACTgagcatattaaatatactgtgCTCAGACCCTAGCCCGGCCCGTATTTTATTAACTGCCCTGTTAACCTCTGTCTCCAACTTTTATGTTAGTTTATGTTAGTTAATATACTTAACTGTAACAGTATCTTTTCTATTTAGTAATTCTGTACATCACCTTTTGTAACTTGTCAGATTTATGTACGCTAGAGGCATAAtcctaaaaacataaaaataacagtttcgCCATTAAATTTGTTTGGTGAGAATTAGAAACTgtgtacacttttaaaaaacatttagttgaGCCAACTTAAAAATCTTTGTTACCTCGCTGCCCTCACATTTTTGTTAGAATCTGTGATGCAGTTGTTTCAACATGCATTTTTTGAGCTGAAACAGTCAAACTAGTTAATTCAGCTTTCTGATTAGTTGGGGGACTTACGTTTTCTTGTCATCTGGATAATTGAATATCTGGCATGCAAGAGAACTCTTTCAGTGCCGCCTAAAAGCATGTCAGGATGCACCACATGATGTCTTTTTAGGGAATTAACAAAACTGACATCTAAATAGTGCCAACTAAAGAAATCAAAAATTTTGATTTGCGTACGATTTCTgatcaatatacattttttgtatgcgACAGTTTCAGTGACTTTACAATTAAATGAGTAGGTAATTCTAAACCTTGTATCTCATTGACAATACGAGGGCACAGTTATTTgctgtaaaaaactaaatgatacTGGATATTGAGAGGCAGAGCGTGAGAGACGTCTCTTCGCATGACAGCTTGTTGTGTGAAACCATACACGACACAAGACTGGGTGTGAGACAACTTAGGTGGAGTTGGAACCTAGAATCAACCACGCTCATAGAAGCCTGAACAGTTTGTGACAATGGGTAAATATTCGTCGTGTGTTCATCTAATTCATCTCACCTGTCCCTCAGGTAAGAGCGTATGTGGTTGAATCTGTCTTGAAGTGCACATTTCTCCTTTTCCTCAGTTTGTTCCTCGTAACTCTTTCTGTGGAGAGTCCGAGACACCGCCTGaatgcaaaaagacaaaaattattGGTATTTATAAACATCACAAATTCTTGTTCGGCAGGATCAGCGAGAGCATTCTGTTTCCAACAGCAACATAATTTGAAACGAAAATGACAATACGTGACAAATATATGAGAAATGACAAAGTATGTAATGACAGCGTTCATTCCGACAAATGGTGTTGATGCACCACCCATCCATTAAAGACGCACCTCGAGTCTGGAGAGGAGGTCTTGTATGTGTGTCTCGCTGGGGTCCGGCAGGGGCTCGTGGAGCAGGGACACCACTAAACCATCCGCTAGAGCACTGACCTGGGATTCAAGACGACCTGCGTCCGGCTGGGGATTTATACTTCgagaaatataagaaaaaagaaCCAGTTAAGCTCCCTGCTGGTTCCTTCGAGATCTTAACCGATAAGACGGTTTTTAAGATAAGATAGTTCGAGGTGTGAGTTACCACAGGCTTTATTTACACTCACGTTGAGAAAACTCAACACAAAATCTGTAAAGAATCAAAAGGGTTCAATTTGACCcctaaaacaaagaaagtagtcacattttcaaaacaccAGGAGTCTTATTAAATGTGCAATTATGTGAACAAGAGACTTTCTGTATTTGGTATATTTACAGGATTTGGTCTCTCTCACCTGGCTTGCTGGTTTTCAGCAGTTTGTCTCACTATCACTTCACCGTTTAATGGGAGATGCTGAGAAAATCACACACGACAATACATTAACATTTGCCTATGTGACATAATCGTATTAGTTGACACCGACAAACTGGCAGAGGATGCCAAACTAAAACCGGTACTGTTCTGAAACATATTTGAAAGcgcattttaaattcatttacataCAAGCAAAAAGGAATACAATATCAGACAGACCTTCTCGACTTTCTGTTTATAACGGAGCAGGAAGTGGAAAGCTGAAGAGCAGAGACACATGGCAGCACACAGCAGCCCAGCGAGGAGCAGTCGACCCGAGGCTTCAGTCAGACCCACAGAGGGGTGAAGAGGAGACTCCTCCAGAAGAACCAAGAACATCAGAGCCAGGCACGGACTCCATCTCGGCCAGTTTCTCCAATGCAGTCTGACAATAAAAGATACAGATTATATTAATACGTTTGGCTAATCTTGGTTATGATAcaattaagaaaacatttaacttCATCATTTGGCATTATGAGAACATTTTGATGTTCTCTGAAACAAGTCTTAAAATAGTAAAGTACATGAGATGGATGTACCAAAGTAAACATTTcagaagaaacatttcataacaATATGAGAAGATTATTTACAAAACCTGAAACCGTAACTGTTAATGTTATTGGAAGAATGGTTGTTTATAACTTTGTAAGAACCTTGTTAGATCCTTGTGCTAGCCAGTTCTGAGAATGTTCCAAGCTGAGAAGTTCTGAGAATGCTCCTAGCTGAGCtcatatataatttcatacctctattgtctttgaaatataaaGTTGACTGCAGAATGTACTGAACAGACTTTATGctacactaaaatgtaattaatgtcaTTGAAACTTGTGTCACACATTTAGAACTattcataaatacacatttgCAGTGCTGAAgttacatcatttaaaatacatcttaTCAAAAACTTTAGCAACACTTAAGTACGTTAGTGCATGAAAACAAGTGTAAAgcacaacaaaatattaaaaccatgTACTTTTGAGTGAAACCTTTTTTACAAAATGCTCATCTTAAAAGTGTCCTGCTCCCTTGTACTCTTtgaattctgtatttttatattatccgCAAGTTCCCCACAAGTGCACATTCAACACAATTGAGTACGCTATTTTTCACAAGGGTTGACCTACTGTCAGCACTCCAGACACGCACCTCATCCGTGTCCACTCTCGCCCAGCTCTCTCCTCCAGCTCTCGGCTGATCATCTGTTTCTCCTCCACGGCTCCATCCCCTCCTCCTTGTCCCTGAGTCCCGCTCCGCTCCCAGCAGCTCCACACATGTCCCGCGCTCAGCTGAGGCATGTATCTTCACGGACGTCCTGCTGGAAGTGTTTGGGATCCTCAACCCATGCCGTGGAAACTGAATACTGGTTTTTCTAGTTGTACCGGTCGGTCCAGCAGGTTTAATTCATCAAACactaatgtttattgttttccttGTTGGTTTGTAAGAAGAGTATGTGTGGAATGCTGTATGGTGAGGAAGTCAGGCACTGCCCGAACCACCTGTGCCAGCTGCACCACTCCCTCCtcaaatacatacacattatatacacacatagcaacttttacaaaaatgcacttaagggaatagttcacccaaaaatgaaaattatatatatatataattatatatgactttcttctttcagacaaacacagtcagagttgttttccaagcttggtaatgctcgcGGATAGCggctattattttgaagctccatcaATCGGGTATATCCACAAGTACTGTGacgtaaaaaaaattaacctaTACTCCTttggggggttatcacatgtcctctgaagcagatcgatgggcttttaataattagtagtttaaaaatgataacataaCTGAAAGAAAGAAGCTGGAACTCTGCCCTCAGTCAatcagttatttacattatcattttaaaactagaaatatttttgttataaaaacccatcgatctgcttcagaggacatctGATAACCCCCTAAGGAAGTATAGGTTGGTTTGTCGCAGTACTTGTGGATAAATccgatttacggagcttcaaaataatggccactatccaaccgcattaccaagcttgcaagagcaaagatacatttttaaaaacctctGTGTTAGTTAtaagaataaagtcatatacacctaggatggctttggggtgattaaaatatggggtcattttcatttttgggtaaactttaGTTCCCTTTCAAATATTGTGTATGGGGAAACTCCTGCTTTACTCTGTACTGAGGCCTGATTTGTTCACATTTGTGCAGCTGCACAAACCAGTGGTGATTTAGCCCATAAGTTGGCACCATTTCAACAGAATCTTTTCCAGACGGCAAAGCGATTTCCATTCCCAAAGTGCCAACATCCTATTGGACCCTGAGCCACAAATTTGTCCTGATAGAGCAGGGTTTTTGCCTCGGCCAGAACTCGCACTCAACCATCCCTTCAAGCTCCTCTGAGAAATGGAGTTTTGTTTCCAGTGTATCATGTCCTGCAGGCTCAGTACCTGAATACTCAAAAGAGCAAATTGTCTCCTCCCACATTCAAACTCCGCCTTCTCTGCGGTGAGCCttcattcataaaattaaaacccCTCGCATCACAGTTCATAGCTTGGGCAGCCATCCCATGTATGTCAGTTTGGGTTGTAAAGATGAGGTTACTCACTTCAGTTTGCTCACAGGCTCTGCCTCGTTTCAGGGGTATCGTACGGACTTCTGTTCAAGACAACAAAGCACACATTCTCAGACATGAAGTTAAAAGACTTTGCATAGGGCGCTGTAGAAACAGTGCCTCAGAAGAACAGGCTTTTTTTTAACCGCTACTAGCTATTCTTGATCCTGCTTCAGCTGTTCAAGATGTTAACTTTCAAACAGATCCTCCTCACGCACATTCgtcaaaaaaaagacaatggaTCTGAAAGATAGCCCACATAGCCTCTCATCACAGACCGTTTTTAAGATTCACATTTGAGGGAGTGACCTATCAGTATGCGGTCCTACCGATGGTACTCTATCTGGCACCTCACAATTTTACAAAGTGCCTGGACGTGGTTCTTTCCCCTCAGGCGGATGAGAAGCTGCATACTGAATTAACTCAACAACTGGCTGGTACTGGGCAGATCAGAATGGGAATTAGGGGTTGGGGTTggtatatatatcatatatggtTCAACAGATCATATAGCTTTTGAATCAcagatcagattttttttttgaataagcAAGAAGAAATAATTAAAGCACAGAGAAGGAGGATGCAATGACAGGTTGACACAA
This region of Puntigrus tetrazona isolate hp1 chromosome 18, ASM1883169v1, whole genome shotgun sequence genomic DNA includes:
- the si:ch211-151h10.2 gene encoding uncharacterized protein si:ch211-151h10.2, with the translated sequence MPQLSAGHVWSCWERSGTQGQGGGDGAVEEKQMISRELEERAGREWTRMRLHWRNWPRWSPCLALMFLVLLEESPLHPSVGLTEASGRLLLAGLLCAAMCLCSSAFHFLLRYKQKVEKHLPLNGEVIVRQTAENQQASINPQPDAGRLESQVSALADGLVVSLLHEPLPDPSETHIQDLLSRLEAVSRTLHRKSYEEQTEEKEKCALQDRFNHIRSYLRDRVSGLRSLLQVQRECEASVCALQSGLQKRWALLEELHTRVTLRPDGTQGTHDPHAVLADAESLFCELGQFKSKVQQCRAQLETNINLLKGLRSSHQFLNESFSATITSTWTKELLQSSNDLFSEIHEDFTSLEQQTSNFVIHLRGLKAFEEEKTRLSVNQSRASLPAVPVYVAAAEEAQSQSDPESDPESAGASQKTHSRTSPFHKLCGTRRRKSSP